From Curtobacterium sp. SGAir0471, the proteins below share one genomic window:
- a CDS encoding patatin-like phospholipase family protein, which translates to MTDLATPTPGTRALVLGGGGVAGIAWEVGVLSALQDAGVDLDAADLVIGTSAGSVVGSFVRAGAVAQAYEQQHAPLPSTYVEPERIAGDDYQDRLLQVLAGATSEQDARARLGAVAQQVVTGQSDEERVATFRETLPSDEWPAKPLALTTIDALDGAFRVLTAESGVPLPRAVAASCSVPFVWSPVHIDGVPHYDGGLRSATNADVAAGYERVLVVACGPEGPSPLGPWLDLAVESLRAGGSSVETIVADSASQHAFGDNSLSLSTQAPSATEGRRQGEAAAEAIAAFWA; encoded by the coding sequence ATGACGGATCTCGCGACGCCCACGCCCGGAACCAGAGCACTCGTCCTCGGCGGAGGCGGCGTCGCCGGCATCGCGTGGGAGGTCGGGGTGCTCTCCGCCCTGCAGGACGCCGGGGTCGACCTCGACGCCGCAGACCTCGTGATCGGGACGAGTGCCGGCAGTGTCGTCGGCTCGTTCGTGCGCGCCGGCGCCGTGGCCCAGGCGTACGAGCAGCAGCACGCACCGCTGCCGAGCACCTACGTCGAGCCGGAGCGGATCGCCGGCGATGACTACCAGGACCGACTGCTGCAGGTGCTGGCAGGGGCGACCTCGGAGCAGGACGCTCGCGCACGGCTCGGTGCCGTGGCACAGCAGGTCGTCACCGGGCAGTCCGACGAGGAGCGGGTCGCGACGTTCCGCGAGACGCTGCCGTCGGACGAGTGGCCGGCGAAGCCGCTCGCACTGACGACGATCGATGCGCTCGACGGCGCGTTCCGGGTGCTGACCGCCGAGTCGGGCGTGCCGCTCCCCCGCGCCGTGGCCGCGAGCTGCTCGGTGCCGTTCGTGTGGTCGCCGGTGCACATCGACGGGGTGCCGCACTACGACGGCGGGCTCCGTTCGGCCACGAACGCCGACGTCGCCGCAGGGTACGAGCGCGTGCTCGTCGTGGCGTGCGGGCCGGAGGGTCCGTCGCCGCTCGGGCCGTGGCTCGACCTGGCGGTGGAGTCCCTGCGGGCCGGCGGGAGCTCGGTCGAGACGATCGTGGCGGACAGTGCGTCGCAGCACGCGTTCGGGGACAACTCGTTGTCGCTGTCGACGCAGGCGCCCTCGGCGACCGAGGGGCGGCGGCAGGGCGAGGCGGCAGCGGAGGCGATCGCCGCGTTCTGGGCGTAG
- a CDS encoding VOC family protein — MSEQIVKPLGLAHVRVTVTDIHRSKAFYEQLLGTAPAMDFSDFIDEPGITEDRERLYGGAIFPVGDQLFGLRPVAPSGQRFDPDTVGLDHVSFVVGSVDDLHAAAERLDAAGIEHGEVTDLGDAGMVILSVQDPDDINLELAAQK; from the coding sequence ATGAGCGAACAGATCGTCAAGCCCCTCGGCCTCGCGCACGTCCGGGTCACCGTCACGGACATCCACCGGAGCAAGGCCTTCTACGAGCAGCTGCTCGGCACCGCGCCCGCGATGGACTTCAGCGACTTCATCGACGAGCCCGGGATCACCGAGGACCGTGAGCGCCTGTACGGCGGCGCGATCTTCCCGGTCGGTGACCAGCTCTTCGGACTGCGGCCGGTCGCCCCGAGCGGGCAGCGCTTCGACCCGGACACCGTCGGCCTCGACCACGTGAGCTTCGTCGTCGGGTCCGTCGACGATCTGCACGCTGCTGCCGAGCGCCTCGATGCCGCCGGCATCGAGCACGGCGAGGTCACCGACCTCGGCGACGCCGGCATGGTCATCCTGTCGGTGCAGGACCCGGACGACATCAACCTGGAGCTCGCCGCGCAGAAGTAG
- a CDS encoding VOC family protein — protein MSTADGGIVDPQGFAHVRLTVTDIRRSKAFYQQLFGMPPGSDFSDQIDDPTIHDDPWRTYGGCSFTFHGQTLGLRPVARAGDRFDPDRVGLDHLSLRVGSVDDLHRAAERLDQAGIVHGAVTDLEPFGLVILSLQDPDDINLELAAPRPVDA, from the coding sequence GTGAGCACCGCCGACGGCGGGATCGTCGACCCGCAGGGGTTCGCGCACGTCCGACTCACGGTGACGGACATCCGTCGGAGCAAGGCCTTCTACCAGCAGCTGTTCGGCATGCCGCCGGGCAGTGACTTCAGCGACCAGATCGACGACCCGACGATCCACGACGACCCGTGGCGGACCTACGGCGGGTGCTCGTTCACGTTCCACGGGCAGACGCTCGGGCTCCGTCCGGTGGCGCGGGCTGGCGACCGCTTCGACCCCGACCGGGTCGGTCTCGACCACCTGAGCCTGCGGGTCGGGTCCGTCGACGACCTCCACCGCGCGGCCGAGCGGCTCGACCAGGCGGGCATCGTGCACGGCGCGGTCACGGACCTCGAACCGTTCGGACTCGTCATCCTGTCGCTGCAGGACCCGGACGACATCAACCTCGAGCTCGCCGCACCGCGCCCGGTGGACGCCTGA
- a CDS encoding NADPH:quinone reductase, giving the protein MRSIVYTKPGDSSVLDLVEREVPQPGPGEVRVRVAVSGVNPTDWKARAGGTYGDGLPFPEITPNQDGAGVVDAVGEGVDTLHEGDRVWLYMAAASRPTGTAQEYTVVPASRAVALPEGTSLDVGASLGVPAMTAHRALTTHEDGPSRLAPGALEGRTVLVAGGAGAVGHAAIQLARWAGATVISTISSDAKAALATAAGAHHTVNYRDEDAAARIREIAPDGVDIVVEVSIPQNAQLVADVLANHGVVSIYANNGGDEATLPIRPNMSVNARYQFLLLYTIGDRALAAAAEDVTAALRDGVLPVGEDAGLPLTRFALEDTAAAHDAVEGDAVGKVLIDVAGE; this is encoded by the coding sequence ATGCGATCGATCGTCTACACGAAGCCCGGTGACAGCAGCGTCCTCGACCTGGTCGAGCGGGAGGTCCCGCAGCCCGGCCCCGGTGAGGTCCGCGTCCGCGTCGCCGTCTCCGGCGTGAACCCCACCGACTGGAAGGCCCGCGCCGGCGGCACCTACGGCGACGGCCTGCCCTTCCCCGAGATCACCCCGAACCAGGACGGCGCCGGTGTGGTCGACGCCGTCGGCGAGGGCGTCGACACGCTGCACGAGGGCGACCGCGTCTGGCTCTACATGGCCGCCGCCAGCCGCCCCACCGGCACCGCGCAGGAGTACACCGTCGTGCCGGCATCGCGCGCGGTGGCCCTGCCCGAGGGCACGAGCCTCGACGTCGGCGCCTCGCTCGGCGTCCCCGCGATGACCGCGCACCGAGCACTCACCACCCACGAGGACGGCCCGTCGCGGCTCGCACCCGGAGCGCTCGAGGGCCGCACCGTGCTGGTCGCCGGTGGTGCCGGGGCCGTCGGCCACGCCGCGATCCAGCTGGCCCGCTGGGCCGGCGCGACCGTCATCAGCACGATCAGCTCCGACGCGAAGGCCGCCCTGGCGACCGCCGCCGGTGCCCACCACACCGTGAACTACCGCGACGAGGACGCCGCCGCACGCATCCGCGAGATCGCCCCTGACGGCGTGGACATCGTCGTCGAGGTCTCGATCCCCCAGAACGCGCAGCTCGTCGCGGACGTCCTGGCGAACCACGGCGTCGTGTCGATCTACGCGAACAACGGCGGCGACGAGGCGACGCTCCCGATCCGCCCGAACATGTCGGTGAACGCCCGGTACCAGTTCCTGCTGCTCTACACGATCGGCGACCGTGCCCTGGCCGCAGCCGCCGAGGACGTCACCGCCGCACTGCGCGACGGCGTGCTCCCCGTCGGCGAGGACGCCGGCCTGCCCCTGACGCGCTTCGCGCTCGAGGACACCGCCGCCGCGCACGACGCCGTCGAGGGTGACGCGGTCGGCAAGGTCCTGATCGACGTGGCAGGCGAGTAG
- a CDS encoding MFS transporter, with translation MSASSTTLPPPTEPLPIQAERPPWRHTLIALSVPNFRLFTATNLVAMTAGWMQRIAQDWLVLQLTGSVAQVGITVACQFAPMLLFGLWGGVLVDRFSKRALMMLTQGAFAVLSALLAVLTLTGVVEAWHIWVIAFLVGMVTVIDNPARQVFVTEIVGHQHLRNAISVNSSVFQLGGMIGPALSGALLVAVGAGWSFGVNAVACIAVVVTLGFLRTSELHRTPPMPRAKGQLVEGLRYAVRKPTILVPVVLMAFFSVFALTMPVLLSAFASEVYDVGAGGYGVFNSAVAVGALTGALLSTRRATVRLRTIVGGVFWTGVLLVVSGSIPVIAPFTVALVAVGMSQLLFMTASNSLVQLSSNVAIRGRVMSLYVLVLLGGQAVGGPVMGQVVDHFGAHVGMVVAGGIPALAAVVAGVVLARRGGLHLAVRMRHHVPLPAIEAR, from the coding sequence GTGAGTGCGTCATCGACGACCCTCCCTCCGCCCACCGAACCACTGCCGATCCAGGCCGAGCGCCCGCCCTGGCGGCACACGCTCATCGCCCTCTCGGTGCCGAACTTCCGGCTCTTCACCGCGACGAACCTGGTCGCGATGACGGCCGGGTGGATGCAGCGGATCGCGCAGGACTGGCTCGTGCTGCAGCTCACCGGCTCCGTCGCGCAGGTCGGCATCACCGTGGCGTGCCAGTTCGCGCCGATGCTGCTGTTCGGGCTCTGGGGCGGGGTGCTCGTCGACCGGTTCTCGAAGCGCGCGCTGATGATGCTCACCCAGGGCGCCTTCGCGGTGCTCTCCGCCCTGCTCGCCGTCCTCACGCTCACCGGCGTGGTCGAGGCGTGGCACATCTGGGTGATCGCGTTCCTGGTCGGGATGGTCACCGTGATCGACAACCCGGCGCGTCAGGTGTTCGTCACCGAGATCGTCGGCCACCAGCACCTGCGGAACGCGATCAGCGTCAACTCCAGCGTGTTCCAGCTCGGCGGGATGATCGGTCCCGCGCTCTCCGGAGCGCTGCTCGTGGCCGTCGGGGCGGGGTGGTCGTTCGGGGTGAACGCCGTCGCCTGCATCGCCGTGGTCGTCACGCTCGGGTTCCTCCGGACCTCGGAGCTCCACCGGACGCCGCCGATGCCCCGTGCCAAGGGGCAGCTCGTCGAGGGCCTCCGCTACGCGGTCCGGAAGCCGACGATCCTGGTGCCGGTGGTGCTCATGGCGTTCTTCTCGGTGTTCGCCCTGACGATGCCGGTGCTGCTCTCGGCCTTCGCGTCCGAGGTCTACGACGTCGGCGCCGGTGGCTACGGCGTGTTCAACTCCGCCGTCGCGGTCGGGGCGCTGACCGGTGCCCTGCTGTCGACCAGGCGTGCGACGGTGCGGCTCCGGACGATCGTCGGCGGGGTGTTCTGGACGGGCGTGCTGCTCGTGGTGAGCGGCTCGATCCCGGTGATCGCACCGTTCACGGTGGCGCTCGTCGCGGTCGGGATGTCGCAGCTGCTGTTCATGACGGCGTCGAACTCGCTCGTGCAGCTGTCGTCGAACGTCGCGATCCGCGGCCGGGTGATGTCGCTGTACGTGCTCGTGCTGCTCGGCGGTCAGGCGGTCGGTGGGCCGGTCATGGGGCAGGTCGTCGACCACTTCGGGGCGCACGTCGGCATGGTCGTCGCCGGGGGCATCCCCGCGCTGGCTGCGGTCGTCGCCGGGGTCGTGCTCGCGCGGCGCGGTGGGCTGCACCTCGCGGTGCGGATGCGGCACCACGTGCCGCTGCCCGCGATCGAGGCGCGGTAG
- a CDS encoding proline dehydrogenase family protein: MTDVQPRTDAHATPAPDTLADASVALVRQWLAEAETYPVDGSAKQLAGVLADPAGLDFAVGFVDGVVRPEDLGVAARKLRQIAPGAPGFLPAALRGLVRLGGGMAPVLPGVVVPIARRVLREMVGHLIVDATDAKLGPAIAKIKRDGVRLNVNLLGEAVLGEKEASRRLEGTQRLLARDDVDYVSIKVSSTVHPHSPWAFDHAVEDIIAKLRPLFRRAVQSSPRKFINLDMEEYKDLDLTIAVFTKLLDEPEFTDLEAGIVLQAYLPDALAAMQHLQEWSAARRARGGADIKVRLVKGANLPMEQVEASVHGWPLATWHTKQDSDTNYKRVLDWALTPERIANVRVGIAGHNLFDVAHAWLLAGERGVRDGIEFEMLLGMAQGQAEAVRRTVGSLLLYTPVVHPGEFDVAIAYLIRRLEEGASQENFMSAVFSLASSPELFAREEARFRDSLLPLAQPGGLDAPAPHRVADRYAAVERPRPGHFDNTPDSDPSVAAVREWGAAITSRVATSTLGERAVQEARLTSAEQLESVLGRVRAAGAEWGTWSGAARGAVLHAVGDALEANRAALVEVMAAEAGKTIDQADPEVSEAIDFAHFYGELAAQLDDVDGASFTPAALTLVTPPWNFPVAIPAGSTLAALAAGSAVVLKPAPPAERCGAVLASIIETALDAHGVPADVLAFVQVAEDDLGKQLIAAPQVDRVILTGAYETAELFRSFRPDLPLLAETSGKNAIIVTPSADLDLAVKDVVASAFGHAGQKCSAASLVVLVGSVATSRRFRSQLLDAVSSLTVGYPTDPTTQMGPVIEPAAGKLLEGLTTLGAGESWAVTPKRLDDTGKLWSPGVRDGVRRGSAFHRTEYFGPILGIMTAKTLDEAIAIVNEVDYGLTSGLHSLDASEIGTWLDRIEAGNLYVNRGITGAIVRRQPFGGWKKSAVGAGTKAGGLNYLLGLGSWSPAQASADAAVSAPVRSFLRAAGVTSESIDRATASDEQSWSSFFGAAVDVSALSAERNIARYLPYPGVHVRLASAEESAVADLVRSVAAAVRAGTTIDVSAVAALPSEVASAIRALPNVRSVAEGQSDDAFAKRVERGASTRVRLIGGDTAALTTAIGGRPDVAVYGEPVTEAGRIELLPFLREQAVSITAHRFGTPNHLTDALI; this comes from the coding sequence ATGACCGACGTCCAGCCGCGCACCGATGCGCATGCCACGCCTGCTCCCGACACCCTCGCCGACGCCTCCGTCGCGCTCGTCCGGCAGTGGCTGGCCGAGGCCGAGACCTACCCGGTCGACGGCTCGGCGAAGCAGCTCGCCGGCGTCCTCGCCGACCCGGCCGGCCTCGACTTCGCGGTCGGCTTCGTCGACGGCGTGGTCCGACCCGAGGACCTCGGTGTGGCCGCCCGGAAGCTCCGGCAGATCGCGCCGGGTGCACCGGGGTTCCTGCCGGCAGCGCTCCGCGGGCTCGTGCGCCTCGGCGGGGGTATGGCACCGGTGCTGCCCGGCGTCGTCGTCCCGATCGCACGCCGGGTGCTCCGTGAGATGGTCGGGCACCTCATCGTCGACGCGACCGACGCCAAGCTCGGCCCGGCGATCGCCAAGATCAAGCGCGACGGGGTCCGGCTCAACGTGAACCTGCTCGGCGAGGCCGTGCTCGGCGAGAAGGAGGCCTCGCGTCGACTCGAGGGCACGCAGCGGCTGCTCGCGCGCGACGACGTCGACTACGTGTCGATCAAGGTCTCGTCGACCGTCCACCCGCACTCGCCGTGGGCGTTCGACCACGCGGTCGAGGACATCATCGCGAAGCTCCGCCCGCTCTTCCGCCGCGCCGTGCAGAGCTCGCCGCGCAAGTTCATCAACCTCGACATGGAGGAGTACAAGGACCTCGACCTGACGATCGCGGTGTTCACGAAGCTCCTCGACGAGCCGGAGTTCACCGACCTCGAGGCCGGCATCGTGCTGCAGGCGTACCTGCCCGATGCGCTCGCCGCGATGCAGCACCTGCAGGAGTGGTCGGCGGCTCGTCGCGCCCGCGGCGGTGCCGACATCAAGGTCCGGCTCGTCAAGGGCGCGAACCTGCCGATGGAGCAGGTCGAGGCCTCGGTGCACGGGTGGCCGCTCGCCACCTGGCACACCAAGCAGGACTCCGACACGAACTACAAGCGCGTGCTCGACTGGGCGCTGACGCCCGAACGCATCGCGAACGTCCGCGTGGGCATCGCAGGGCACAACCTGTTCGACGTCGCGCACGCCTGGCTGCTCGCCGGGGAGCGCGGTGTCCGCGACGGCATCGAGTTCGAGATGCTGCTCGGCATGGCGCAGGGGCAGGCCGAGGCGGTCCGTCGCACGGTCGGCTCGCTGCTCCTCTACACGCCGGTCGTCCACCCGGGCGAGTTCGACGTCGCCATCGCCTACCTGATCCGACGGCTCGAAGAGGGCGCCTCGCAGGAGAACTTCATGTCGGCGGTGTTCTCGCTGGCGTCGTCGCCCGAGCTCTTCGCCCGCGAAGAGGCACGCTTCCGCGACTCCCTGCTGCCGCTCGCGCAGCCCGGCGGGCTCGACGCCCCCGCACCGCACCGTGTCGCCGACCGGTACGCCGCGGTCGAGCGACCCCGCCCTGGGCACTTCGACAACACGCCGGACAGCGACCCGTCGGTCGCGGCCGTCCGCGAGTGGGGTGCGGCGATCACGTCGCGCGTCGCCACGTCGACGCTCGGTGAACGTGCCGTCCAGGAGGCCCGGCTCACCTCCGCCGAGCAGCTCGAGTCCGTCCTGGGTCGCGTCCGCGCCGCCGGCGCCGAGTGGGGCACGTGGTCGGGTGCCGCCCGTGGCGCCGTGCTGCACGCCGTCGGCGACGCACTCGAGGCGAACCGTGCGGCGCTCGTCGAGGTCATGGCGGCCGAGGCCGGCAAGACCATCGACCAAGCCGACCCCGAGGTGTCCGAGGCGATCGACTTCGCCCACTTCTACGGTGAGCTCGCCGCGCAGCTCGACGACGTCGACGGCGCGTCCTTCACCCCTGCTGCCCTGACCCTCGTCACGCCGCCGTGGAACTTCCCGGTCGCGATCCCGGCCGGCTCGACCCTCGCCGCGCTCGCCGCCGGTTCGGCCGTCGTGCTCAAGCCCGCGCCGCCCGCCGAGCGCTGCGGCGCCGTGCTGGCGTCGATCATCGAGACCGCACTCGACGCCCACGGGGTCCCCGCGGACGTCCTCGCCTTCGTGCAGGTCGCCGAGGACGACCTCGGCAAGCAGCTCATCGCCGCACCGCAGGTCGACCGGGTCATCCTGACCGGTGCCTACGAGACGGCCGAGCTGTTCCGGTCGTTCCGCCCCGACCTGCCGCTGCTCGCGGAGACCTCGGGCAAGAACGCGATCATCGTCACCCCGTCGGCCGACCTCGACCTCGCGGTGAAGGACGTCGTCGCATCGGCCTTCGGGCACGCCGGGCAGAAGTGCTCCGCCGCCTCGCTCGTCGTGCTCGTGGGCTCCGTGGCGACCTCGCGCCGGTTCCGCTCGCAGCTGCTCGACGCGGTGTCGTCGCTCACCGTCGGGTACCCGACCGACCCGACGACGCAGATGGGCCCGGTCATCGAACCCGCCGCGGGCAAGCTGCTCGAGGGGCTGACGACCCTGGGCGCGGGGGAGTCCTGGGCCGTCACGCCGAAGCGCCTCGACGACACGGGCAAGCTCTGGAGCCCCGGTGTCCGTGACGGCGTCCGACGTGGCTCGGCGTTCCACCGGACGGAGTACTTCGGCCCGATCCTCGGCATCATGACGGCGAAGACCCTCGACGAGGCGATCGCCATCGTCAACGAGGTCGACTACGGCCTGACCTCTGGCCTGCACTCCCTCGACGCCTCCGAGATCGGCACCTGGCTCGACCGGATCGAGGCGGGCAACCTCTACGTCAACCGTGGGATCACGGGCGCCATCGTCCGCCGGCAGCCGTTCGGCGGGTGGAAGAAGTCTGCCGTCGGTGCAGGCACCAAGGCGGGCGGGCTCAACTACCTGCTCGGGCTCGGGTCGTGGTCGCCGGCGCAGGCATCGGCGGACGCGGCGGTGTCGGCTCCGGTGCGCTCGTTCCTCCGGGCCGCAGGTGTCACGTCGGAGTCGATCGACCGGGCGACCGCGTCCGACGAGCAGTCCTGGTCGTCGTTCTTCGGCGCAGCGGTGGACGTCTCGGCGCTCTCCGCCGAGCGGAACATCGCGCGGTACCTGCCGTACCCGGGCGTGCACGTCCGTCTCGCTTCGGCGGAGGAGTCCGCGGTCGCCGACCTCGTGCGCTCCGTCGCCGCAGCGGTCCGGGCCGGTACGACGATCGACGTCTCGGCCGTGGCCGCGCTGCCGTCCGAGGTGGCATCGGCGATCCGTGCGCTGCCGAACGTGCGCTCCGTCGCCGAGGGACAGTCGGACGACGCCTTCGCGAAGCGCGTCGAGCGTGGTGCGTCCACGCGCGTCCGGCTGATCGGCGGCGACACCGCGGCGCTGACGACCGCGATCGGTGGACGGCCGGACGTCGCGGTGTACGGGGAGCCGGTGACCGAGGCCGGGCGGATCGAGCTGCTGCCGTTCCTCCGTGAGCAGGCGGTGTCGATCACGGCGCACCGCTTCGGTACGCCGAACCACCTCACCGACGCGCTGATCTGA
- a CDS encoding acyl-CoA dehydrogenase family protein: MSTSITDTPLLESDFYRFQEGLTPRERESLGELRAYLEAEVRPIADQYWARAEFPTQTIAPLAELGMYGPSIPLVRHFENSAVYRGWAALELGRIDAGVSTFIGVQSGLAMNSIAVGGSDEQQQEWLPRMARGEVVGAFGLTEPLSGSDSARGLRTTARREGDTWVLDGEKRWIGNATFADVVVIWAKDVADEQVKGFLVTTDTPGFTATKIEDKIALRTVQNADIVLDGVRVPESRRLQRADSFRTTAAVLRLTRTEVAWQAIGIAIGAYEAALDYARERIQFGKPIAAHQMVQDLLVRSLMNITASIALCTQASAMQDQGIGGDEHSAMAKAFATAKMRETVGWCREVQGGNGIVLDKGVARFFSDAEAIYSYEGTREVNTLIVGRAITGQAAFV, translated from the coding sequence ATGTCAACGTCGATCACCGACACGCCCCTGCTCGAATCCGACTTCTACCGGTTCCAGGAGGGGCTCACGCCCAGGGAGCGGGAGTCGCTCGGGGAGCTGCGCGCCTACCTCGAGGCCGAGGTGCGCCCGATCGCCGACCAGTACTGGGCGCGGGCGGAGTTCCCGACGCAGACGATCGCGCCGCTCGCGGAGCTCGGCATGTACGGCCCGAGCATCCCGCTCGTGCGCCACTTCGAGAACTCTGCGGTGTACCGCGGCTGGGCGGCGCTCGAGCTCGGCCGCATCGACGCCGGCGTCTCGACGTTCATCGGGGTGCAGTCCGGCCTGGCGATGAACTCGATTGCGGTCGGCGGCAGCGACGAGCAGCAGCAGGAGTGGCTGCCGCGGATGGCCCGTGGTGAGGTCGTCGGGGCCTTCGGGCTGACCGAGCCGCTGTCCGGCAGCGACTCCGCGCGCGGGCTCCGTACCACCGCTCGGCGCGAGGGCGACACGTGGGTGCTCGACGGCGAGAAGCGGTGGATCGGCAACGCGACCTTCGCGGACGTCGTCGTCATCTGGGCGAAGGACGTCGCCGACGAGCAGGTCAAGGGCTTCCTCGTCACGACGGACACCCCGGGCTTCACCGCCACGAAGATCGAGGACAAGATCGCCCTGCGCACCGTGCAGAACGCCGACATCGTGCTCGACGGCGTCCGGGTGCCCGAGTCGCGCCGACTGCAGCGCGCGGACTCCTTCCGCACCACGGCCGCGGTGCTCCGGCTCACGCGCACCGAGGTCGCCTGGCAGGCCATCGGCATCGCGATCGGGGCCTACGAGGCAGCGCTCGACTACGCCCGCGAGCGCATCCAGTTCGGCAAGCCGATCGCGGCGCACCAGATGGTCCAGGACCTGCTCGTCCGGTCGCTCATGAACATCACCGCGTCGATCGCCCTGTGCACGCAGGCCTCGGCGATGCAGGACCAGGGGATCGGCGGTGACGAGCACTCCGCGATGGCGAAGGCGTTCGCGACGGCGAAGATGCGCGAGACGGTCGGCTGGTGCCGCGAGGTCCAGGGCGGCAACGGCATCGTGCTCGACAAGGGGGTCGCGCGGTTCTTCTCGGACGCCGAGGCGATCTACTCGTACGAGGGCACGCGCGAGGTGAACACGCTCATCGTCGGTCGGGCGATCACGGGGCAGGCCGCGTTCGTCTGA
- a CDS encoding QsdR family transcriptional regulator — translation MRNEPLGTLGSTLVPSALAARLEAHGDSQRAFRSARRAFIDGARIDMGSVAASLGVDRTSLFRWVGNRDQLLSEILWSLAVPTLDAAGRAAAPSGAARIVDVLDHFTADLIRAPYFRAFLTREPTRALRLLTTTDSDVQRRFVAVMTAVIGTEQDAGAFDPAPLSAEELARLLVRVSESFTYADLISGETPDPERARTTFEYILRP, via the coding sequence GTGAGGAACGAACCACTCGGCACACTCGGATCGACGCTCGTCCCGAGCGCGCTGGCCGCCAGACTGGAGGCCCACGGCGACTCCCAGCGCGCGTTCCGTTCCGCACGTCGTGCGTTCATCGACGGGGCACGCATCGACATGGGCTCAGTCGCCGCGTCGCTCGGTGTCGACCGGACGTCGCTGTTCCGCTGGGTCGGCAACCGCGACCAGCTGCTCTCCGAGATCCTCTGGTCGCTCGCCGTCCCGACGCTCGACGCCGCGGGGCGGGCGGCCGCACCCTCCGGCGCCGCGCGGATCGTCGACGTGCTCGACCACTTCACGGCGGACCTCATCCGGGCGCCGTACTTCCGCGCCTTCCTGACCCGGGAGCCGACCCGAGCGCTCCGCCTGCTCACCACGACCGACAGCGACGTGCAGCGCCGGTTCGTGGCCGTCATGACCGCGGTGATCGGGACCGAACAGGACGCCGGCGCGTTCGACCCGGCGCCCCTGTCCGCCGAGGAGCTCGCGCGGCTGCTCGTCCGGGTCTCGGAGTCGTTCACGTACGCGGACCTGATCTCCGGCGAGACGCCGGACCCCGAGCGCGCCCGGACGACGTTCGAGTACATCCTGCGGCCCTGA
- a CDS encoding winged helix-turn-helix transcriptional regulator, which yields MSALEYSPYAADCPSRQLLDRIGDRWSVLVIGSLAHGPQRYSAVAARVQGVSQKMLTQTLRALERDGLVTRTVFPEIPPRVEYELTERGRSLRSVLEPLEDWATSHMADVQDSRDAYDAR from the coding sequence ATGTCGGCACTCGAGTACAGCCCCTACGCGGCGGACTGCCCCTCGCGGCAGCTGCTCGACCGCATCGGTGACCGGTGGAGCGTCCTGGTGATCGGGTCGCTCGCGCACGGACCGCAGCGCTACTCCGCCGTCGCTGCGCGGGTGCAGGGCGTGTCGCAGAAGATGCTCACGCAGACGCTGCGCGCGCTCGAGCGGGACGGGCTCGTGACGCGCACGGTGTTCCCCGAGATCCCGCCGCGGGTCGAGTACGAGCTCACCGAGCGCGGGCGGTCCCTGCGCTCCGTGCTGGAGCCGCTCGAGGACTGGGCGACGTCGCACATGGCCGACGTGCAGGACTCCCGCGACGCGTACGACGCGCGCTGA
- a CDS encoding NAD(P)-dependent oxidoreductase, whose amino-acid sequence MTNIVVFGGTGYAGSAIVREALSRGIAVTAVARDTSKLDAAEGLTLAQGDAFDPSFVADVTKGADVVVVSLHAVQADGSELKDKFQHFVDAAAAAGARLGIVGGAGSLLVAEGGPALYDTAEFPDAFKGEAKSHGEILDRLRSGGYTGDVDWFYVSPAAAFGGYNPGERRGTYRTTDDLLLTDAEGNSDISGADYAIAIVDEIERPAHHRARFGVAY is encoded by the coding sequence ATGACCAACATCGTCGTCTTCGGCGGCACCGGGTACGCCGGCTCCGCCATCGTCCGCGAGGCCCTGTCCCGCGGCATCGCCGTCACCGCCGTCGCCCGCGACACCTCGAAGCTCGACGCCGCCGAGGGACTCACCCTCGCGCAGGGCGACGCCTTCGACCCGTCGTTCGTGGCGGACGTCACGAAGGGCGCCGACGTCGTCGTGGTCTCGTTGCACGCGGTCCAGGCGGACGGCAGCGAGCTCAAGGACAAGTTCCAGCACTTCGTCGACGCGGCGGCTGCTGCCGGCGCCCGGCTCGGCATCGTCGGCGGCGCGGGTTCGCTGCTCGTCGCCGAGGGCGGCCCGGCGCTGTACGACACCGCGGAGTTCCCCGACGCCTTCAAGGGCGAGGCGAAGAGCCACGGCGAGATCCTCGACCGGCTGCGTTCCGGCGGGTACACCGGCGACGTCGATTGGTTCTACGTGAGCCCGGCCGCGGCCTTCGGCGGGTACAACCCCGGCGAGCGTCGGGGCACGTACCGCACCACGGACGACCTGCTCCTCACCGACGCCGAGGGCAACTCGGACATCTCCGGCGCGGACTACGCGATCGCGATCGTCGACGAGATCGAGCGCCCGGCGCACCACCGGGCGCGCTTCGGCGTCGCGTACTGA